The Schizosaccharomyces pombe strain 972h- genome assembly, chromosome: I genome contains a region encoding:
- the nxt1 gene encoding mRNA export receptor Nxt1: protein MESSVKYAQEFVQRYYSSLDTNRNGIAEFYRENSLILWNGKPMQVTEFTSMIVNLPYSKTKVEDFDSQQVMGNDMNIIIVVSGTIRFDGKKPHVFSYVSFYCIYLLVLRSSTNFL from the exons ATGGAGTCGAGTGTAAAAT ATGCGCAGGAGTTCGTCCAACGGTATTACTCATCTCTTGATACGAACAGAAATGGGATCGCAGAATTTTACAGAGAAAATAGTTTGATCTTATGGAATGGAAAACCCATGCAAGTAACCGAATTTACCTCTATGATAGTTAATCTTCCATACTCCAAAACTAAAGTTGAGGATTTCGATAGTCAACAGGTCATGGGTAATGATATGAATATCATAATTGTTGTTTCAGGAACAATACGTTTCGATGGAAAAAAACCTCATGTATTTTCGTATGTCAgtttttattgtatttaCCTTCTTGTACTAAGATCCTCTACTAACTTCCTTTAA
- the dpc13 gene encoding protein dpc13, whose translation MKYWKYLSQLTIRRPLTYNNALLYRNRFPSILTWKRSATTQPDDTIFKDPVMDEQVQKLEEKMSSLVVNDPELAQKVGRLRQFFEKYGLEAGSKPSPLTILKITRDPEFKQLAETITEIFKKSGIQNDPAFLELVRRNLKKEK comes from the exons ATGAAATATTGGAAGTATTTGTCTCAGCTGACTATCAGAAGGCCTCTTACATACAACAATGCTCTTCTGTATAGGAATAGGTTTCCTAGTATATTAACATGGAAGAGAAGTGCGACTACGCAACCTGACGACACTATTTTCAAGGATCCAGTAATGGATGAGCAAGTCCAGAAACttgaagagaaaatgaGTTCATTAGTTGTTAATGATCCGGAACTTGCTCAAAAGGTTGGCCGTCTTCGTCAgttttttgagaaatacGGCCTTGAAGCTGGTTCAAAACCGTCACCTCTTACTATCCTAAAGATTACTCGTGATCCGGAATTCAAGCAGTTAGCTGAAACTATCACGGagatatttaaaaaatctggAATTCAAAATGATCCTGC ATTTTTGGAACTTGTTCGAAGAAACcttaagaaagaaaagtaa
- the cwp1 gene encoding geranylgeranyltransferase type 1 alpha subunit Cwp1, which yields MDPIDPELNEILDFTEYGPLTPIPQDDGENPLAKICYTTGYEQGMAYFRAIMAKKEYSLRALNLTGFLIMNNPAHYTVWAYRFQILNHTPSYIDNELEWLDEIAEDFQKNYQVWHHRQKILSLTKNYERELEFTKKMFEIDSKNYHVWSYRVWILQNFNDYSQELKLTNELLEKDIYNNSAWNHRFYVLFETSKVVSWSLEEELNYLKDKILFAPDNQSAWNYLCGVLDKSGPSKLDNLIANLRKNLPALHKPLLEFLAMYEPSSSEEIYQKLANEVDVPHAALWTWMSQRSNP from the exons atggATCCCATTGATCCCGAgttaaatgaaattttggattttaCAGAATATGGACCATTAACACCCATTCCTCAGGATGATGGCGAAAACCCATTAGCGAAAATTTGCTACACGACAGGATATGAACAAGGAATGGCTTATTTTCGTGCCATTATGGCTAAAAAGGAGTACTCCTTGAGAGCACTTAATTTAACAGGTTTCTTGATTATGAATAATCCAGCTCATTATACAGTATGGGCTTATAGATTTCAAATCCTAAACCACACGCCCAGTTACATAGACAATGAATTAGAATGGCTCGATGAAATTGCCGaagattttcaaaaaaactaCCAGGTTTGGCATCATAGGcaaaaaatactttctttGACTAAGAATTATGAGCGTGAACTTGAGTTTACGAAAAAGATGTTTGAAATTGACAGTAAAAATTATCATGTCTGGTCCTACCGAGTTTGGATcttgcaaaattttaatgattatTCTCAAGAGCTGAAGTTAACCAACGAATTATTGGAAAAAGACATTTATAACAATTCGGCTTGGAATCATAGAttttatgttttgtttgaaacCTCCAAGGTGGTTTCTTGGTCTTTGGAAGAGGAACTGAATTATCTGAAAGACAAAATCCTTTTTGCTCCTGACAATCAGAGTGCTTGGAATTATTTGTGTGG TGTACTTGACAAATCAGGACCTTCAAAACTTGATAATCTCATAGCTAATCTCCGAAAAAATTTGCCTGCTTTACACAAGCCACTCTTAGAGTTTTTAGCTATGTACGAGCCTTCGTCGTCTGAAGAGATTTATCAAAAACTAGCAAATGAGGTTGACGTACCGCATGCCGCTTTATGGACATGGATGTCCCAAAGGAGCAATCCTTAA
- the dhx37 gene encoding ATP-dependent RNA helicase Dhr1 — protein sequence MGRLRKRFNEKGRQSGIQKMLNLKRARLHRSVREQESSSEVHANPEPDNQDSNAEILIDVPKEERQKRKQELKDQLLKENEGSISSKKKKRLDKYIENKLKKEEVASLIAKLAEERIDTSLLSSSKNLGKQATAKEKLKKSLLEEKLGLPLSDADSRLYKVVDVETTTTKSSTAETNAPEKYSTRSGFGFGFSTGTNESEITPNIKVLPPKKKKNASWGKMLNEDPEYDSAEEDYLSTDSEEFSEDSDNSSEENKDTNEPSTKDAEKTVPEDVVNLRSEQKLQPSFGHPEFENEDFDLETSEDDSSDDATERASRFKSWANKQILGADVGEKSHDVAPDNKIDNPDADMVRAQRMPRKLKMREEDVEPTADDIEIKGRKTTYTIINRPPEIQESRLALPIVAEEQRIMEQIFANDVVIICGATGSGKTTQLPQFLFEAGFSSPESENPGMIAITQPRRVAAVSIAKRVSEELTGFSSKVSYQIRFDSTINPDTAIKFMTDGILLRELSSDFLLTAYSAVIVDEAHERSVNTDILLGLLSRIVRLRREMSKSDQKVKPLKLIIMSATLRVTDFSENKLLFSVPPPIIKIDARQYPVSIHFNRTTKPDYLQDAFDKVCLIHKRLPAGSILVFLTGQQEVEQLCQMLRKRFVRSFRPLKSRARIVVSRKTMSVENEDLQSETEDIDQVPTSSSSSVTYDDESEPMYVLPLYSLLTTEDQMKVFDSSPEGHRMCIVATNVAETSITIPNIRYVVDCGKAKERVYNEKTSVQKFEVRWISKANADQRAGRAGRTGPGHCYRLYSSAVFDSSFPLHSLPEILRTPVESIVLQMKNMNIDNIANFPFPTSPGRSRLEKSLKLLSNLGAIDSEGVLTKLGEQMSLFPLSPRFSKMLIIGQQHGCLPYVIALVSALSINQLFVSKQSLLYDAHDKNSRSEETDLIDDDEIKQKEEYKNRMRGYFNAISRFQAIDPDAPALSLLSAVCAYDYASDKRKFCKENYLREKALEEVTNLRKQIIGLLKRYMVRVEKEFFKLQLKPPTSVQIKALRQFIASAYIDQVALYDKEKRGYVTLFPSGSEVVQFVPDRTYNIDSEYVVYLSLHESRSGRVYMSPLTEISPEHLARLAKNTTLLSYSKPLSYPPIRYLDNATKRECWVIPILSANIGTGSPSWNLPAVQIIQKRINGRWVNC from the exons ATGGGGAGACTGCGTAAAAGATTCAATGAAAAGGGACGCCAAAGTGGCATCCAAAAAATGCTCAATTTGAAGCGGGCGCGTTTACATCGTTCTGTGAGGGAGCAAGAATCTTCATCTGAGGTGCATGCCAATCCTGAGCCAGATAATCAAGATTCGAATGCCGAAATACTTATTGATGTTCCTAAAGAAGAACGtcagaaaagaaaacaagaaTTGAAAGATCAATTGTTGAAGGAAAACGAAGGATCTATTTCtagtaaaaagaaaaaacgCTTGGATAAATATATC GAAAACAAGCTTAAAAAAGAGGAGGTAGCTTCACTTATCGCAAAGTTAGCAGAAGAACGCATAGACACGTCTTTACTTTCGAGTTCAAAGAATTTAGGGAAGCAAGCCACTGCAAAAGAGAAGTTAAAGAAATCACTcttggaagaaaaattggGACTTCCATTATCTGACGCTGATAGCCGACTTTACAAAGTTGTTGACGTTGAAACGACAACTACAAAGAGCAGTACAGCTGAAACCAATGCTCCAGAAAAGTATTCTACCAGATCTGGTTTTGGGTTTGGTTTTTCCACAGGAACTAATGAAAGTGAGATTACTCCTAACATTAAAGTCCTTCCTcctaaaaagaaaaaaaatgcttcttGGGGTAAAATGCTAAATGAAGATCCCGAATATGATTCTGCTGAGGAAGATTATTTAAGTACAGATAGTGAGGAATTCTCAGAGGATTCTGACAACTCTTCAGAAGAGAATAAAGACACTAACGAGCCTAGTACTAAGGATGCAGAAAAAACGGTGCCTGAAGATGTAGTTAATTTACGCTCAGAACAAAAATTACAACCCTCATTTGGACATcctgaatttgaaaatgaagattttgaTTTAGAGACCTCCGAAGATGATTCCAGTGATGACGCTACCGAGCGGGCCTCTCGATTTAAGTCTTGGGCAAATAAACAGATCCTTGGAGCAGATGTTGGAGAAAAAAGTCATGATGTGGCTCCTGACAACAAAATTGATAACCCTGATGCAGATATGGTTCGTGCCCAGCGCATGCCTCGGAAACTTAAAATGCGTGAAGAGGATGTTGAACCCACAGCAGACGATATCGAAATAAAGGGACGAAAAACGACTTATACTATTATAAATCGTCCTCCTGAAATTCAAGAAAGTAGATTAGCTTTACCCATCGTTGCTGAAGAGCAAAGGATTATGGAGCAAATTTTCGCGAATGATGTTGTTATCATTTGTGGTGCTACTGGTAGTGGTAAAACTACACAACTTCCTCAGTTTCTCTTCGAAGCAGGTTTCTCCTCTCCTGAATCAGAGAATCCAGGAATGATTGCTATTACACAACCCAGACGAGTTGCTGCCGTTAGTATTGCCAAACGCGTTTCTGAAGAACTGACTGgtttttcttccaaagtTAGTTACCAAATCAGATTTGACAGTACAATCAATCCGGATACCGCCATTAAATTCATGACTGATGGAATCTTGCTTCGAGAATTATCCTCTGATTTCCTTTTAACTGCATACTCAGCAGTAATTGTAGACGAAGCTCACGAGCGAAGTGTAAACACAGATATTCTATTAGGTTTGTTAAGTCGAATTGTTCGTTTGCGAAGAGAAATGAGCAAAAGTGACCAAAAAGTCAAACCCCTTAAGCTTATAATTATGTCAGCCACGCTTCGTGTTACTGATTTCTCTGAAAATAAACTTCTTTTCTCTGTACCGCCTCCAATTATTAAGATTGATGCACGACAATACCCTGTTTCTATTCACTTTAATCGCACAACAAAACCTGACTATCTTCAAGATGCATTTGATAAAGTATGCTTAATACACAAAAGACTCCCGGCAGGCTCTATCCTTGTGTTTCTGACAGGTCAACAAGAAGTTGAGCAGCTTTGCCAAATGTTGCGAAAGCGGTTTGTACGCTCTTTTAGGCCTCTAAAATCTCGTGCACGCATTGTAGTATCGAGAAAAACTATGTCCGTTGAGAACGAGGATTTGCAATCTGAAACAGAAGATATAGATCAAGTGCCTACAAGTTCTTCAAGTTCTGTCACATATGATGATGAATCTGAACCTATGTATGTACTTCCTCTTTACTCTTTGTTAACTACCGAAGACCAAATGAAGGTATTTGATTCATCGCCAGAAGGTCATCGTATGTGTATTGTCGCTACCAATGTTGCCGAAACATCTATTACCATTCCTAATATTCGATACGTTGTTGATTGTGGTAAGGCAAAAGAGCGCGTGTATAATGAAAAGACTTctgttcaaaaatttgaagtaCGATGGATTAGCAAAGCAAATGCTGATCAACGTGCTGGTCGTGCTGGTCGTACGGGACCAGGTCACTGCTATCGTCTATATTCGTCTGCGGTGTTTGATAGCTCTTTTCCCTTGCATTCTTTGCCTGAAATTCTGCGTACTCCGGTCGAAAGCATCGTActtcaaatgaaaaacatgAACATTGATAACATTGCAAATTTCCCCTTTCCAACTTCTCCAGGTCGTAGTAGGCTTGAAAAATCGTTAAAACTCTTGTCAAATCTAGGGGCTATTGATAGCGAAGGGGTTCTTACCAAACTAGGAGAACAAATGTCCTTATTTCCTCTGTCTCCTCGATTTTCGAAAATGTTAATTATTGGTCAGCAGCATGGTTGCCTACCTTATGTTATTGCATTGGTTTCAGCATTGTCTATAAACCAGCTTTTTGTGTCAAAGCAATCTCTTTTATATGATGCTCATGACAAAAATTCTCGTAGCGAAGAAACTGATCTGATTGATGATGACGAAATCAAGCAAAAGgaagaatataaaaatagaatGCGTGGATACTTTAATGCAATATCGAGATTTCAAGCTATAGACCCTGATGCGCCTGCCTTGAGTTTGTTAAGTGCTGTGTGTGCGTATGACTATGCTTCTGATAAGAGAAAGTTTTGTAAAGAGAATTATCTGCGAGAAAAAGCATTGGAAGAAGTCACCAATCTTCGTAAGCAAATTATTGGTCTACTAAAAAGATATATGGTTAGAGtcgaaaaagaatttttcaagttaCAGCTTAAGCCTCCAACTAGTGTACAAATTAAAGCACTCAGACAATTTATTGCTTCTGCATATATTGATCAAGTTGCTCTATATGATAAAGAGAAGCGTGGATATGTTACACTTTTCCCGTCTGGTTCCGAGGTTGTTCAATTCGTACCTGATAGAACTTATAATATTGATTCTGAATATGTTGTCTATCTTAGTCTACATGAAAGCAGAAGTGGTCGTGTTTACATGTCTCCTTTAACTGAAATCAGCCCAGAACATTTGGCTAGACTTGCTAAAAATACTACTCTTTTGTCTTACTCGAAACCCCTTTCATATCCACCAATTCGGTACCTGGATAATGCAACAAAACGAGAGTGCTGGGTTATTCCTATTCTAAGTGCCAATATTGGAACAGGATCACCTTCGTGGAATCTACCAGCCGTGCAAATCATACAAAAACGGATTAATGGGCGTTGGGTgaattgttaa
- a CDS encoding sphingolipid biosynthesis protein translates to MGAVLSIPLALASSLSGVVGIASSFLVTSVLSLTNSIQSNVGAVISYAVLYFVNSLLSWCMLSSWFNSKLSKLSAGYLQFDCQNDGKCYSVIAVHRLSFTLVMFHLFLAFILSLCNTRSRVAIKIQNGLWPFKIVLWFVLGIFSFFIPTKFLSFWGNIISVMGSALFIVYGLMLLVDFAHTWAERCVDRVLTSDSSSSKFYLIGSTVGMYVVGLVLTILTYVFFCASSCSFNQAINTINLLLCIAVSCLSVHPTIQEYNPRSGLAQSSMVMCYTCYLILSALANRPDEGQCNPWGNSASGTREFSKVIGAAFTFFTILYSAVRAASSRESDDSYSYLYADSHDMGVSTPLEDGSSEEDKHQSDYNFIWFHIVFVLAAFYTASLLTNWNTTSVYENQKNDVFVRIGFSYAAVWVKIITSWVCHGLYVWSCLAPVFFPYRFMI, encoded by the exons ATGGGTGCGGTTTTATCTATACCTTTAGCTCTTGCCTCTTCTCTTTCGGGAGTAGTAGGTATTGCTAGCAGTTTTCTTGTTACTTCTGTCCTTAGTTTGACTAATTCCATACAAAGCAATGTTGGAGCGGTGATTAGTTATGCCGTTTTGTACTTTGTAAATTCGTTGCTTTCATGGTGCATGCTATCATCCTGGTTCAACAGCAAGCTTTCCAAATTGTCAGCTGGCTATTTACAATTCGATTGCCAAAATGACGGGAAATGCTATAGTGTAATTGCTGTGCATCGTTTATCATTTACTCTGGTGATGTTTCACCTCTTCCTAGCATTTATTCTCAGTCTTTGTAATACTCGCTCACGGGTCGCTATTAAGATTCAAAATGGCCTTTGGCCATTTAAGATTGTCCTGTGGTTTGTTTTGggtattttttcttttttcatccCGACGAAATTCCTTTCCTTCTGGGGTAATATTATTTCGGTCATGGGGTCTGCTTTGTTTATCGTGTACGGACTAATGCTGTTGGTGGACTTTGCACACACCTGGGCAGAGCGATGCGTGGATCGTGTATTGACGAGTgactcttcttcttcaaagttTTATCTTATTGGCTCAACAGTTGGCATGTACGTCGTTGGTCTTGTCTTAACCATCCTTACCtatgttttcttttgtgCTTCCTCTTGCTCCTTCAATCAGGCTATTAACACCATCAATCTTTTATTATGCATAGCTGTCAGCTGCTTATCTGTACATCCTACTATTCAGGAATACAATCCTCGCTCTGGACTTGCACAATCTTCTATGGTTATGTGTTATACTTGTTATCTAATCCTTTCAGCTTTGGCAAATCGTCCTGATGAAGGACAATGCAATCCCTGGGGAAATTCAGCCTCTGGCACACGCGAATTTAGTAAAGTCATCGGAGCAGCATTCACATTTTTCACTATTCTATATAGTGCCGTAAGAGCTGCTTCCAGTCGCGAGTCTGATGACAGCTACTCATATTTGTATGCTGATTCTCATGATATGGGTGTATCAACCCCTCTGGAGGATGGttcttctgaagaagaTAAACATCAATCTGACTACAATTTTATATGGTTTCACATTGTCTTCGTGCTAGCCGCCTTTTACACTGCTTCATTACTGACAAATTGGAACACCACCAGTGTGTatgaaaatcaaaagaacgACGTTTTCGTAAGAATTGGTTTTTCCTATGCTGCGGTTTGGGTTAAAATTATTACTTCATGGGTGTGCCATGGCCTTTATG TATGGTCTTGTCTCGCACctgttttctttccttaTCGCTTCATGATTTAG
- a CDS encoding uncharacterized protein (conserved fungal protein) translates to MMTRMELRPLEIGFSKALTEVAPVTCQCECWDHNLCSSQASEMDLIYQSQDTHSCASKQDAVFQLLSETKIPVPNRYRKISHRLSTLSNKKTLKSQLDRFLSSSKKLHNDDVNRGDYCFLLSTPVECSASTNSHSYDCLWNFSCNSFPEYSSYSASETSSVASYSYYSGPNPATPSSSSCNLVNANSLDIYLNINNLKKSKSVPRLRGQFMEPVEHNHPLSKSLEEQSSFLEQSKDASSNLTACNRSGSSLSSNFYSSRLSKKTSLASLNKSRASLQHKIMSLSRNIIRRVFHKPEVHLDPSASILNLSSSHGESNLTNGLLCQNFKLFQDDWLMEDCAPDANFTLYTPLQPWEKRSVKPEIRRPRLNPNFFRVFVLEAQMRRAGKLSANTAGRAQLIYLPKPAVTFSTSPLHVEL, encoded by the exons ATGATGACTCGGATGGAATTAAGACCATTGGAAATTGGCTTCTCTAAAGCACTCACAGAAGTAGCTCCGGTAACTTGTCAATGCGAATGTTGGGATCATAATCTTTGCAGCTCTCAAGCTAGTGAGATGGATTTAATTTATCAGTCTCAGGATACCCATTCTTGTGCATCAAAGCAAGACGCCGTTTTTCAGTTGCTGAGTGAAACCAAGATCCCTGTTCCCAATCGTtatagaaaaatttcaCATCGCTTGAGTACTCTatctaataaaaaaactctTAAATCACAATTAGATCGTTTTTTGTCTTCgtccaaaaaattacacAATGATGATGTTAATAGAGGTGATTACtgctttcttctttctacACCTGTCGAGTGTTCTGCTTCTACCAACTCTCATTCTTACGACTGTTTGTGGAATTTTTCGTGTAATTCATTCCCTGAATACTCCTCCTACTCTGCTTCGGAAACGTCTTCAGTCGCTTCTTACTCTTACTATTCGGGGCCAAATCCTGCAACTCCCAGCTCTTCCTCTTGTAACCTCGTAAACGCAAATAGCCTTGATATTTACTTGAATATTAacaacttaaaaaaatccaaatctGTTCCTCGTTTAAGAGGTCAAT TTATGGAGCCCGTAGAGCATAACCATCCACTTTCTAAAAGTCTTGAGGAGCAATCCTCTTTTTTGGAACAATCAAAGGATGCTTCCTCTAACTTGACCGCCTGCAATAGGAGTGGCTCTAGTTTATCATCTAATTTCTACTCATCTAGGTTGTCCAAAAAAACATCTTTAGCATCTTTAAATAAGTCTCGAGCTTCTTTACAGCATAAAATAATGTCGCTATCTCGTAATATCATCAGACGTGTATTTCACAAGCCAGAAGTGCATTTGGATCCAAGTGCCTCCATTTTAAATCTCTCATCTTCGCATGGCGAAAGCAACCTGACAAATGGTTTGCTTTGTCAAAATTTCAAGCTTTTTCAGGATGATTGGTTGATGGAGGATTGTGCGCCAGATGCCAATTTCACTTTGTACACCCCGCTTCAACCCTGGGAAAAGCGAAGTGTGAAACCTGAAATCAGACGTCCTCGATTAAATCCTAATTTTTTCCGagtatttgttttagaAGCTCAAATGCGACGAGCTGGAAAGCTATCAGCAAACACTGCTGGCCGAGCCCAGTTAATTTACCTCCCAAAGCCTGCCGTTACCTTCTCCACTAGCCCTTTGCATGTtgaattgtaa
- the ase1 gene encoding antiparallel microtubule cross-linking factor Ase1, whose translation MQTVMMDDIQSTDSIAEKDNHSNNESNFTWKAFREQVEKHFSKIERLHQVLGTDGDNSSLFELFTTAMNAQLHEMEQCQKKLEDDCQQRIDSIRFLVSSLKLTDDTSSLKIESPLIQCLNRLSMVEGQYMAQYDQKLSTIKEMYHKLESYCNRLGSPFVLPDFENSFLSDVSDAFTESLRGRINEAEKEIDARLEVINSFEEEILGLWSELGVEPADVPQYEQLLESHTNRPNDVYVTQELIDQLCKQKEVFSAEKEKRSDHLKSIQSEVSNLWNKLQVSPNEQSQFGDSSNINQENISLWETELEKLHQLKKEHLPIFLEDCRQQILQLWDSLFYSEEQRKSFTPMYEDIITEQVLTAHENYIKQLEAEVSANKSFLSLINRYASLIEGKKELEASSNDASRLTQRGRRDPGLLLREEKIRKRLSRELPKVQSLLIPEITAWEERNGRTFLFYDEPLLKICQEATQPKSLYRSASAAANRPKTATTTDSVNRTPSQRGRVAVPSTPSVRSASRAMTSPRTPLPRVKNTQNPSRSISAEPPSATSTANRRHPTANRIDINARLNSASRSRSANMIRQGANGSDSNMSSSPVSGNSNTPFNKFPNSVSRNTHFESKSPHPNYSRTPHETYSKASSKNVPLSPPKQRVVNEHALNIMSEKLQRTNLKEQTPEMDIENSSQNLPFSPMKISPIRASPVKTIPSSPSPTTNIFSAPLNNITNCTPMEDEWGEEGF comes from the exons ATGCAAACAGTAATGATGGATGACATTCAAAGCACTGATTCTATTGCTGAAAAAGATAATCACTCTAATAATGAATCTAACTTTACTTGGAAAGCGTTTCGTGAACAAGTGGAAAAgcatttttctaaaattgaAAGGCTTCACCAAGTCCTTGGAACAGATGGAGACAATTCATCATTATTTGAGTTGTTTACAACGGCAATGAATGCCCAGCTTCATGAAATGGAACAGTGCCAGAAAAAACTTGAAGATGACTGTCAGCAAAGAATTGATTCAATCAGATTTTTGGTTTCCTCATTAAAGTTAACGGATGATACTTCTAGTCTCAAAATTGAGTCTCCTTTAATTCAGTGTTTGAATCGTTTGTCAATGGTAGAAGGACAATATATGGCACAGTATGATCAAAAGTTAAGTACGATTAAAG AAATGTATCACAAATTGGAGTCATATTGTAACCGCTTAGGAAGTCCGTTCGTTTTACCTGATTTTGagaattcatttttatctGATGTATCCGATGCTTTTACTGAATCTTTGAGAGGACGCATCAACGAAGCCGAAAAGGAGATTGATGCGAGATTAGAGGTTATTAATTcctttgaagaagaaattttggGTTTGTGGTCTGAACTCGGTGTTGAGCCCGCTGATGTTCCACAATACGAACAATTGCTTGAATCCCATACTAATCGACCAAATGATGTTTATGTTACTCAAGAACTTATCGACCAACTTTGCaagcaaaaagaagttttttccgctgaaaaagaaaagagaagtgatcatttaaaaagtatacAATCAGAAGTTAGCAACTTGTGGAATAAGCTTCAAGTTTCTCCCAATGAACAAAGTCAATTTGGCGATTCATCAAACATTaatcaagaaaatatttcattatgGGAAACTgaacttgaaaaacttCATCAGTTAAAAAAGGAGCATTTAcccatttttttagaagacTGTCGTCAACAAATTCTTCAGCTTTGGGATTCTCTGTTTTATTCAGAAGAACAAAGAAAGTCCTTTACACCTATGTATGAAGACATTATTACAGAGCAGGTTCTTACGGCCCATGAAAACTATATAAAGCAACTAGAGGCCGAAGTTTCTGCTAATAAGTCCTTTTTAAGCTTAATTAATCGCTATGCCTCTTTAATAGAAGGAAAGAAAGAGCTTGAAGCTAGTTCTAATGATGCCTCTCGTCTAACACAACGGGGACGCCGGGACCCAGGTTTACTTCTACGTGAAGAGAAAATCCGTAAGCGACTTTCTAGAGAACTTCCTAAGGTTCAGTCGCTGCTTATACCAGAGATTACAGCATGggaagaaagaaatggaaGGACGTTCCTTTTTTATGATGAACCACTTCTCAAGATTTGCCAAGAGGCCACTCAACCAAAATCATTATATAGAAGTGCAAGTGCTGCCGCAAACCGCCCGAAAACAGCAACTACAACGGACTCTGTTAATAGAACACCTTCTCAACGAGGGCGTGTAGCTGTACCTTCAACACCAAGTGTTAGGTCCGCTTCTCGAGCTATGACGAGTCCAAGGACACCGCTTCCTAGAGTAAAAAACACTCAAAATCCAAGTCGTTCCATTAGTGCAGAACCGCCATCAGCAACCAGTACCGCCAATAGAAGACACCCCACTGCTAATCGAATTGATATAAACGCTAGATTAAACAGTGCTAGTCGGTCTCGAAGCGCGAACATGATAAGACAAGGGGCAAATGGTAGTGACAGCAATATGTCTTCTTCACCCGTTTCTGGAAATTCCAATACCCCTTTTAACAAGTTTCCAAATTCTGTATCTCGCAATACACATTTTGAATCCAAGTCACCGCACCCAAATTACTCTCGAACTCCTCATGAAACGTATTCAAAGGCTTCATCTAAGAACGTCCCATTAAGTCCTCCAAAGCAGCGTGTAGTTAATGAACACGCTTTAAATATTATGTCGgaaaaattgcaaagaaCTAATCTGAAAGAACAAACACCCGAGATGGACATTGAAAACAGCTCGCAGAACCTTCCTTTTTCTCCTATGAAGATATCCCCCATAAGAGCATCACCCGTAAAGACAATTCCATCATCACCGTCCCCCACTACCAACATTTTTTCTGCTCCACTCAACAATATTACAAATTGTACACCGATGGAGGATGAATGGGGAGAAGAAGGCTTTTAA
- the ypt71 gene encoding GTPase Ypt71 — protein sequence MSAQKRVFLKVVILGDSGVGKTCLMNQFVNQKFSREYKATIGADFLTKDVVVDDKLVTLQLWDTAGQERFQSLGMAFYRGADCCVIVYNVNNSKSFDSVENWRQEFLYQTSQDECAFPFIIVGNQIDKDASKRAVSLHRALDYCKSKHGSNMIHFEASAKENTNVTDLFETVSRLALENESSRDDFVNDFSEPLLLSKPLNNTSSCNC from the exons ATGTCGGCTCAGAAAAGGGTGTTTTTAAAGGTTGTTATATTAGGAGATAGTGGCGTTGGAAAAACATGTTTAATGAATCAG TTCGTCAATCAAAAGTTTAGTCGCGAATATAAAGCTACCATCGGTGCTGATTTTTTAACCAAGGACGTTGTGGTTGACGACAAATTGGTCACATTACAG CTTTGGGATACTGCTGGTCAAGAACGATTTCAAAGCCTGGGAATGGCTTTTTACAGAGGGGCCGATTGTTGTGTAATTGTTTATAATGTGAATAACTCGAAGTCTTTTGACTCAGTAGAAAACTGGAGGCaagaatttttatatcaaACTTCACAAGATGAATGTGCATTCCCTTTCATTATCGTTGGAAATCAAATCGACAAAGACGCGTCTAAACGAGCCGTATCTCTTCATCGAGCTCTTGACTATTGCAAATCCAAACATGGATCAAATATGATTCATTTTGAAGCTAgtgcaaaagaaaatacaaACGTTACTGACCTTTTCGAAACAGTCAGTCGTTTagctttagaaaatgaaagcTCGAGAGATGACTTTGTTAATGACTTCTCTGAACCTTTGCTTCTTTCAAAGCCTTTGAATAATACATCTTCTTGTAATTGCTAG